The DNA segment CCAAGATGGGCATCTGCTACTTTTTGTTACACTTGTCGCTTCGAAGTAACCGTATTTGTCAAAGCACGCGTACCAAAATATGGAATATCAATTCACATTCAAAATGTTTTGACGATTTTCCAAAAATGATGCTTTTTTTGTCGTATATacctaatttaattttgttctgcGTTTCGATACTAAATAAACTCTGACCTGAACGAAATCAAATATTACTTTTAGTAATATTCCTCTCATATTTTGTCTACCTGTtttaacaaagaaaagaaaagaaaaataaataaaatatagtttAAATAATGATTCGATTGAAGTAGTATcaaaacaaaataatatttgtgTAACATTATTCTTATTTATCACGTTGCCTCATATGTATTTTGTCTCTGTTGGTTTTAAGTCACTATACGGttcgactttcgtatttttcccgCCAAAAATAAAAATCGGCATTAAACTGTTATGGGTCTGCGCGTACAATTTTGATTTTTGCACGTTGGCAAAAACGAACTAACCTGGAACAGGGAAACTAGAGATTTCTAATCCGGATCACGCGTGTCCAGAATGAGATCGGACCATGGAATAGGATTCGAAACGACGGCCGGCGCGAAATGAACCTCCCGCTGACGGTTTTCCATTCGAATTTCGGCCCAGGCACTGCTACCcctcttttatttttttcattctttttacatGCAAAATGTCCGCGCTGCCAGAAATTGCGAGAACTCACGTTTCAGAGCACGTACCGGTGTTTATTTTCAAGGTGacgtaaatacaattttttttattgcccACGCTCGACATGCCTCCGGTATTTGTAATTCAATTTAAACGAAAGTATTTCTCGGCACGCGTCGGTTCACGGGGGAAATATTCcattttagaaaaatataatatcGGTAGGTTGGAAGCGTAAAAGTAATTCATAAATGTGTACCGAACGCAATAAATGTAGCAAATGTGATAAATGtaacaaatataataaataaaataaacgtaGCAAAATGTAATGGGCACGTAGAGACTGATAGATGATATCCTATTGAATCGTATCGTATGTTTTTTGtacaacatttatttattttatttttatttaacgtcgAAAATAAACCCACGGTAATAATAAGATGTATGAATAAGCGATAGGACGAACAATAGAATTAAAAGGAGAATCAACGGGGGGTTTATATTTATCTGAAATGTTCAGTTTCAAGGAAGAATTGAAAGTGGAATTGAGTGGCGGATAAAAAAGACTCAGACCACATTTGTCGAGAAAAAACTAACAGGACCAAATATATTCAGAAGGGATCCCGAAAACAATGGAACGCAGGCTGCATTGTATTGTCGTCGACACAAATAGAGCCTGTATAAATATGTGTTTTGGATTCTCCTCCTTGCAGCTTCCGTCGTCTCTTTGCGTGTATCACCGTTCCAATGTAAACATAACCTTTCAGGGACCCCCCTCCCCCCGTAAAAAGAGCACAATCATCGTGAGTGAAAAGAGAATTCCTTTGGAACGTCATATTTAAATGTATTTCTACTATTGTCAAGACCTTCCTTTGTTTACAGCGTAAACAAAGCAGAATGACGAATTAGATAACACTTCCTTTCGCGCTTACGTGTGAAAGATCTACGAGCGTCGGAGTCGATGCTATCGATCACTAATCGACGCTATTTTTACTGCTACGGAAGTAAATTTCTTCGTTCCTGTGAAATATATGGCGAAACTAAGTTATAAAAATGCTCACAAACATAGGAAAAAATATCTTCAAACGAAACATTTTACATAATTTTCTGTGGAATATTCGATTAATAGATCGATTAAACGaaccaaatttaaataaaacctAACCTACTCTGtttcatattaaaaaatatctgcTAACAGTCTTAGTCATAGTAAAATCATTTGTCATCGTTCCATTTCCGTTTATATAGATAATATATCTACCATTCGTGTATAGGGTGTTCACGTTAATATTGCAAACCAACCGTAAAAAGAGAAATGGTAGACGAAAAGAGTTCCAAAATCTTGGGCAATATTTCTGATATTTATTTTACGTCATATTTGCATGAATTTGTTTTCGAAATTAACGAAAAGGTTGCCTGATTATTCACGATCATTAAAATGTCGAGAAACTAATTTATGTTTATCGAAAGCACTCCGTGCCATTTAATTTAGACTCTACTTGATGCTAAAGCATTATACCACGTATTaccatttaattattatttaacacGTTAATACCAGTTTTATCTGTTTGGGGATATCCTCGACAATTCTACAAAAAATACATTATtaacaaatttataattattaaggTTCGTTGTAGGCTAACAGCgccggtcactggtgaccgCCACGACAGTCAACGTGTAACCCTACACAATCCAAACCAAGAATCAAGTTAAACATTAAGGGCATCTGGAGGCCAATTACGTCATCCAAAATTATCTTTGGGGAATAAATCTTAGATACAATCATGTCAAACGAAATTCGATCTAAAGTGACCAGCGCCATTAATTACGTCACCCTATGCATACAccaataaacgacacaaaagaaCATATCAATTATACTTGGACATAAAATTCGGAGCAGTCCGTACTCCGATTATTTCACTCACACAACTTTTAATATCCTCATGGAAGTTAAATGCTTTTTTAGCAGATCAGATTCGCAAAAATTCGATGAAATAATAACACTCACCTTTGACGACAGTTGCTACCAGTATCGCGGCGAACAGCATACGCAGCTTCCCTTGATTTCGGTCTCCCATCGTGTCCTTTACGGAGTATACTCCACTGCACAGTCAATTGCAGACGCGCGAAACGCCAGACGAGAATCTGCTCGCAGCGAGCATCGTTCGGTGGTCGAAATTAGTCCCTGGCGAATCGTTGCACGAACTAATTCAAGAACGAGTCAACTGCGCCGCATTCCCGCACTTTTTTTCCCCCCTTCGATTTGAGGTTAACCGACGAAAAAGCGCGCTCGCGCTCTCCACCGCGATCCCACCGTCACGAACAGTTGTTTTGTTTACGAAACGATGTCCTCGACTCGCGATTCCACAACAAACAGTACGAAAGACTCAAAAATTCCACGCAACACGTCTCGAGCAATTTATCTACGTGCTCTTTCTGTTCTTCGTCGACCGATCAACTTCACATGCGTTACAGAGTTCGACGTATCAAAGAACAAATAGACTCGAAACGCGGGAGCACTCGATTCGCACTGTGTTGTCGTTCCCGAACTACGGTCACACTCGAGAAATGCAATCAAAATACGCGACGGATCAACACGTGTCTTCCGGTAATTATCGACGACCTCGAACACGGTGTCTTCGAAAAGTTTAATGACTAATCACTCACAGTTTGATCGTACGCGGGTCGGTGAATTGCAATTGTGTTCGCAACAGGTGTTTAAAAAATGTCACTCTGTTTAACTAGTAGTGACAGGACGCGTGTCGCGATCGAGAACGCGTCGAGGGAGCCTGGCAAAACACCCGCACCCTTGAACGTATCGCGCGACACTGGCCGACCCTCTGTCGCGGCCAACACGGTTCAACGCGTAGATGGCGCTGGCGTTCTCGAAGCGTTTGATAAACCAGGAGACGCCAGCATTCGACTCCGCGGCCTGCTTGCAACAAGTTGCAGCGCGTGGCTCGAGCTGCACGCTCCTGGAACGTGCATTCATTGAATGCAGTCGGCACGTACGCGGCCGGCATAACGAAGTGCAATCGACTGCGAGCCCGCCTCCCTATCGAACGCAGgtgtaataaaattaaaatgtctGCTTGCGGCTTCCGCGTTCGAGGGATGCAGAAACTTTCGACGACGCCGGGACTTTGATCGACGGAAAACTTTTTTCCCGTCCAGATCGCCGACTTAGTAAGATTTATGGACTACGAACGCGTACTTTTATTAAAACCCGTCCCGTTGACgatcacattaaaatttttcgatagCTTCAACGGAAGGAATACCTTCTCTTATAGATGTAGTCGATTTTATTTATCACAACGTACGTactaagtaaatataattttatagttTATTATCTTGGTCTACCAGGACTTTCTGTGTTCGTAGTTAAAGAGCCATCGGAGTTGTAGTGAACATTCTACGCGCGTCGAAATTCATTTAAAATCATCCTGAATTCAGTAAAATAATTATGGCTACTTACCCTGATCGGTAGACGCTGCTTCGGAAAACTTTGGAAAGTCGCCGAAACGGATTTggtgaattttctttttctgcGGAAGAGAGACACAGTTCAATTTGTCATTTATCAATTATCTCTCTTTGAAAGTTAACCGTTCCGACTTTTCGTTAAATCAATTTTCTGATATATAATTAATCAATGTTGGTTCATGGTAATTAATACTTACTGATAACTTCTGCTACTATTACTAACGTCGACCGTATCTTTGCTACTGTAACTGATAGCAGCTAAGCATCGTTCTTCGTCATAACCATCCTGACAGTTTGCACGACATCTACCGAATTTGCTTCTCCAATAATCCTTCCATTTCTCCAACAATCCTTTGCGTGGCGCTTGCGAGGGGCACGTGTCTTGCTGACAATATTccttatttttatataaatccaCGACGCTAAAACAAAAAGAgtatttattagaaaaatacTTACCTTAACTTGGATATGCCTTGCTAGCAGCAGTAACCCCTAtttttatttatgaattttttggcAATCTATTGTGTTATATGGGAAATTTATTGATCTGACAGTACTGGTAGCCTAGGATGATAGTCAAAGAGACCTTGTTAATAATCTAGGACTAAAAATTAGTAGTAATTTGAATCTGAAAGTACTGTCAATCAAGGACTTAAAATATAGTTGAACTGATGATTTGAGACCCGGTGCATCGCTATTATTGTATCTCGCGGCTACCGATGTGCGTTTCGAACGCGTCTCGCCCGAGGCACGTTCCCGGCCGTTAAGAAGTTAATTGAGCCTAATTAACGAAAGCCTCGCGAAAACTAGCACGAAGATAACTCGGGTAAACGTACGGCGGATGCTGTGGCTCACAGGGACCGCATTCGTCCGAGTGTTTCAAAAGGAATCTGTAGCAGACCAAGCTCAGGCCAACCAGCAACCACACCAGCAACGCGCTCACCACGGCAATCGATATCAATTCCGTCGTTCCGAGCGTGACCCTCGTGTCCTCGTCTGgatgagagaaaaaaaaagaacattaGAAAGCAAACCGTTTGATTCGAATGAGAAGCACCGCTTTCACCTTCGCCTTTGTAAAGCGGCGGCACGGGCTCCTCGGGCTCGACGGTCGGTGGCTCGCCTATTTTGGGCATCATCTGATAGGTACCGCTTTTTCTCCACGCCGTAAGACCGGTTCCTGCACCTGAAACGGAAAAACGATGTTGCAGAAAGCTAGGAAAATCATAAATGGCGACCGAGTGTCCAGAGGTACCCGATTCCTCCAGCGTGGAGATCACCCTCAGAACTCCACCGAACGCTGGGTACCATTTTTCGTCATCCAGGTGTCGTCGTACCTGCGAAGATTACAGCAATGATACTTTAATTTCTTCGAGGAACCGAGTAACGTACTAAAAATTGCCACTCTCGATCGCAGCGACTCACAACGTACGGATTGCTGCAGCCAATTGAAAAGCTCCTGGTTGAACGTTTTCAGCACTGTTTTCGTTTTCGATTTCGAAACGATGCATTTCACGCTGGCCACATAATATTTCACCAGCACGAAAGCCGACTGTTCTACGTACAGAGACTGCAAGCTCCCCCTCTTAAATGGCAACGCGATACTAGATAGAAGCTATGTATTATTATAGATAAAAAGAAACTTTACTGTTCAGTGTATAAAAATCGTTTGAACATTTGATACCTATTCGGCTCCACGTCGTCGTCTAAAAACGGAAGGGGTATAGTAATCAATTCTTCGTTCTTCGAAGGTTCGTCTTGAAAAGTTCGTGATTATTTTAAATTGGAGAATTTTTGAAAGTTGACAGaaatgtatatttattgatTTGATTTTATTATGACTGGCTCACCATGTTTTACATTTCTGGATGACTTGTGCTTCGACGCCCTTCTCTTTTGTTTGAACTTGAAACGCTGAAGCTCTCGTTTGTTATAATCGGCTGAAGTTAGAGAATAAATAATAATGTCATTATATCTTCACGAAAGTATCGCCAATAAGTTGTCGAGGTTcccccgatgaaaatgagtccaaacacgatctACTTCggactattttttaattttatgtagTGTAGGGAGCAAGGAAAATGAGACCTGGATCAAGGGACAAGTGAAATAGTCCGAATaaagtcgtgtttggactcattttcatcgggagaaCTTCGCCAATCTAATACTTTCGTACAGGTACAACAAaaataaatgtggtaccatgagTAAGGAGAACGAAAATGGCGTCGAATAATTTTTGCTTAGTCGTAGGGCATACTAAGATCGACTGGACCGTCTGATCCAATAATGTTCCATGAAATGCAATATGTTCTTACATGCAGGATAAGTAATAATGCCCTCGCACGCAACGGACGTTCTTGGCGGCGTAATCACGATCGGTGGAATCTTCGCGCGACCGATGCCCCTGGAAGGCTTCGACCAGCCTGCCCCGTTGCTTCGCAGGAAGAGCTTCAGCTCGTCGTACAGCTCGAAGAGCTTCCTCGCGTTTCGATATTTTATGTTCCCGGCGTAATAGGAGTGCCTCGTGAGAGGCAGGATGTAAACTTGCAAGTAGCCTCCCATAGTATCTGCTAGGGCTTTCAGCATCAGGTGCTTCGTTTTTCCTATCGACAGCTTGCGCACACTCTCCAAACAAATGTGAAAGTAATCCATCAACATGGCGATGTACCGATCGTTCTCGTAATTTAGAACTTTCACCTGTGGGATCACCATCAAGGGGTGCGTATTAACAGAAATTTTATGGACGTGTCGATAAACGTAACGTTCCCTTTTATAATAAGTTCCAATGAACAGATTATCAATTATTAACTACGTATCGCAGCATTTTAATACACTCGTGCATatactttaaataaaatatcaaaaatgttAGCTTCGTGTATCAATATGTAGTTAAAcatattcaatttatttttcgaaaaaaattgCTGGAAGATCATTATTGCTATTTATGGCAAAGTTCCCAAGTTGATCGCGAAATAGTTTCGGTTCTTACTGACAAATGGTGCCATCAATTTCTAGTTACTGACACaacagataaatattttactttcgtcgagtatgtataacatgtcTGACCATTATTCGTTACTTCTACTTATGTTAGATATTCGTAAACATAGGTCAGAAAAATTGTGCTTTCTTCAACATCGGTAACTGATAAAACAACCATTGCACTTTTCATCAGTCGATAAAGTAACAGTAATGATTTTTCACAggcaaggtatacgagtagactttaaTACTAAATGCGTtaataaaatcctccaatcaagAGTTACGATTGTTTAAACATACGAAACTTTTCTGGccatatattatattttcggtaaagaatttttttctcgaaaatgcgtaggaattcgggggtatgtctattcaccaaaaatgattgtaattgacccccgcaaccaaaaataattttttaattttactgaGAAAATTCTGCATCTAAATATAATTCGTACCATTTACCGATGAATAGTCGGTGTAAATATGCCGGTTATTTACTCATTCCGGAGAACCAGTTGCCGGGTAACACAAAGCTAATTgtagcgaatttagaattgtttctcgaGATATAAAAGTAAATTATACTGTCTAAAGTTTTGTGAGATCTAAGAGAGTATATAGTGCGGTTACGAAATTAGCAGATTACTCTTACAAGGGAACATACCGAAGTGTGGAAaggaattaaaaaaatgtaaggTTAGGTCCAGAATACCTTTGGCAATAAATCTTGAAACATTCGTCTACTGTTTAACATAATAAATTCCTCCGTGGTCCAGCAATGCTTGACAGAGTCACTTTTCTCAAATAATACCGTGCCGATATTTTGTTCATGCTTGAAACCGACACCCATCACCCTAATATCACATTACAACAATATAATTAGATAATAGTGTAATCTTTATTTCTTAATAAACTTGTTGACACGATTTTCATCGAGATCGAGTAATCTATTTTTGGTAAGTAAAATAAATATGGTGCTGGTCACATTTTCGATCGCGTACCTTTTTATGTTAACGAAGATAGTGGCTGCAAACAACAGAAGAAACCATGGGAGGCATGATTTCATACTCTATTCGGTAAATTCCAGATGAATGCGATTTTTCCTTGCGAAATTCTGGAAAATTTACACCGATCTCTTGATCGTTTCCCAGTCATTATCTCGCGTTTGTTATGCGACTGAGTTCAGATTAATAGACCGTCATAAATAATTACACTATAGTCCTGCAAACTTTTGACCGAAAAATCGTCACATTATTGCCTCGCATTGTAATAAAGCAAGTCCTCGTGCGTTCACAAATATTTTGTACATATACATTTACATATTAAATAaagtttctgtttttttttttacaatttctgaAATTAAAGTTGCGCGGAACGTTCAGAAGACTTgctgtatttaaaaattctatcgGGAAAGGATCGAATTAtggttttatttctttcaatctcATTTGACATTAAGCACAGAACAGTCAAACATtttatataaaacgttttaTCAGTTTCGTGACTCTTCACAAATGATTCCTATCGCCTGTGCCTTTAAAGtaactaaaaaaaaaacgagTTAAATGATTCTTGCAATAAAATGGTATGTATGCATTTTACATAACGTGCATATTTCTCGAACATAACAAGGGTTACAACGTAAAGAGGTCGTGGTTAACATAACCTTATCGTCAAGCGAACAATTCTCGACATCGTCGTTAAAATTGTCTTCGCAGTTCTGGATTCTGGCGCGGAGGACTGTCTTGGAATGAAAAATTATGTATTTGGCGCTTTCATTTTACACAAGAACCGCAAGTGCAACATCTTCACCTCGTCCTTGTTCATTTTCACGACACCTTCTTGGTTATCTATGGAAAGTAATGTACCCACGGCTTCCCTGTCTTCGCCGATAATTACTTTAACCCGATCGCCCTGCGACGGAACCACCGGTTCCAGTTCCTCGCAGACCAAATTCACGACCCTATCTTCAACCGGTAGGAAGACTGCGCACATGCCACCCTGTCGACAAAATATATACATCGCGGCGTACAAGCACATTACGAGTTAATTAATTAGTACCGGGTTTCGAACATCGAATGAAaacattacaaaaataaaaccgTTTGTCTGACCCAGCAAACTTTGATTAGATATAATTAGTTAAAATACTTACTAACCTTAATAGACGATTAAAGGTTTTGTAAACAGGTCATTTGGTATAGCGTCATTACAATCattattttcttaatttttgaTTTACTGAAAAGCAATTGTGAACAAGTTATTGATGATGTATCACTTACGGATATTCCTCGGATGACACCCTGTTGCCCGGCAAGTGCAGGGTCCTGATGGGAGTGACGAATTCGAACCTCGATGTCTGTGGTGTGCCACTCGGTCCCTCCTACTATCGCAGATCCGACGCTGGCGTCTAGACCAGCACCTGGTGTTTGTGGATTGTACGGACTACCTGCCACGCCTTGAAGAAACAATGCCCCGAAGATGGTAGAACCCAATTTCGTTCAAAACGCAACTCTGAACAACATTGAACGCAAAGAATAACACTTACCAGGCGTCATAGGACTATAACCCATTGGCGAAGGCGTAGCGAATGCTCCATGAGGACTGGTAGTGTACCCAGTACCACTTGGCGAGGGAGTAGCAACGTAACCCGCAGGGCTGGGGCTCGCGGAAGCACTTCCAGCCGGGCTAGGACTCGGTTGATACGAGCTGAAACTCTGCTCCGAACCGTACATCGTGCCAGGTGTTTGTGGCGTGAATGGTCCACCAGTTGGGGGGTAACCTGGTGCGTAACCAGGAGATCCGCCTTCCTCCATGTTGTAGCCGTCAAAATCGTTCGTCCTTGCAGGAGTATTAGTGACCGCTGGATCCCAGGCACCTGACTGTCCCGGAGTGCGTGACCCATCGTGGGATGGCGTCATCGAGCCATAATGAGGTGTACGGGAACCATCTGTGAATTTAGGAAGTTAGAAATCAGTAGACCAGTTCCTTTGGACGTTTGCAGTGGGAAGCTCGGATATCGAAGATACTCACTTTCGTACATAGGTGTCTGGGAACCATGCATAGGCGTCTTTGACCCGTCTCTGGCATACATCGGTGTTTGCCCACCCATGCTGTACGCTGGTGTCCTGTTGTAACTGCTGAAACCACCATCCTTTGTTGGCACGCCCACGTTTGCGATGTGGGACCTGTCCACGGAGATGGTTTGACACGTGGAGTGCAGTTCTACGCGAGCAGTCGTCTCCGTGGCGTCCTTTACGATACCAACGTTTCCTTTGTAAGGTCCACCAGTGATTTTTATGGTGGTACCTATCAGTTCTCTGTCGCGGCGAGCTCCTCCTCCGCGGCCCCTGCCTCTTCCACCTCCACCCCTTCCAAAACCGCCTCTGTGACCAAACGAAACTGATAAATATCGGTACGTATAACAGGACAACTGTATACTGACCCGCTAGGATGCATCGGCGAGGCGATCCTTGGCGACATAAATCCTGCCACCGGCGACATGGCGGTTATGTTGGCCTTGTTTCCACCAGACAGTTGCAAGTGCCTCGTTTTGCAGACGAATATACCGCCATTGTCCACGAACATTCGCGAGTGTAGAAACGCGAAGCTTCTGTACAGATGTTTTATTTCGCCACCCCTTCCAGCGTGTGGTCCGTCCACGACTTTAACGATGTCCTTCTTCTGTATGGTGTTCTGTTGAGAATCTAATGCCACTGCATTTCTGTTCTCGCGTCGTTTCGTTAGACCTTGAGGTCTAGCCTCTATCACCTTCCCGTGCATGGAAAGCACGTGGAAATTCTCGCGTTCGAGACGAACGATCACGCCGACCGTTTGCGCGTCTAACTGAACTAAATCGCCCCACTGAAATTGACCTAAACTATCCACGCCGGTTGCCATATCCGAACAGAGCTGCAAGTCCCTCGGGAGGACTTCGAGCTCGTGCATCGACAGATCAGAAAACAAAACTACTCTGTTCTGCTCTACTCGGACTATCAGACCGGTATCGCTTTCGTATCGTCCTGCAACGACCTGCAAACGATCGATCGAGTTGATTTTATTCGACTTTCGACTTTTGTTCGTTGAAAAgacatttgtttttcatttttttttatattacctTAACGTGATCGCCCATCGTGAAGTACTTCCGCAACTCCGACGCTTGGAATTCCAACGCCTCCTTGAGTTCTTCGTGTTTTGGCATAACCATTATCATGTTTCCATCTATCGAAACGATCTTTCCTTGCAAGTTTATCAATTCACCCTCGCATACCTCGACGTTGTCTCCGGTACTGAACGAGTGAGTCACCGCTGCGTCTTCCCTGTTACTGGAAGTCCCGGTTCCTGGACCTCCGCTTAAATCTATTTCAACACCCTCTGGAGCCTCTTCGAATCTTTCTAATTCGGAAAGCGTCGGTTTCACGCCCTCCGCGATAATCGCGCTCGTGGTGAAATTTTTGTACAAGAATCTGCATCAAAACGAATACTTGTTCGAAGAATCTAATTTCACAATAATTCGACGACTCACGGCGATACATACCCTTTTCTGCTGTATCGATTTCCTTCGAAAATCAAGAAATCACCGTCGCTGGTTACTTCTCCGCCAATAGCACGAATTGCTTCGGGGTCGAACGGTTTCGCCGGCGGTCTTCTTTTCTTTTTGCGTTTCAGGGCTTCGGATTCACTTTGCGCGGTTCTTAAAGCTCCGCGGGGTCTAGTATAATCGATTCTAGGCAGCAGTTTCAAATGAACCTGATTCTGCGCCAAGTCAACGTAATCAACCTGAGCTATATCATCTTTATAAATGCCTCTCTTTagtctaacccactgtttcgccTTTAAGCCTGTCTGCTCTTTAACTACGCGTAATACATCGGTCATTTCCTTGATCGGTACCATTTGTTGCTTCCAAATACCCATTCTTAAGTTTCCTACGTTTTCGATAGCAGCCTTCACGTGCGGCTGCTTGTACGCTTCTATGTAAATGTAACCCTTTACTCCCTCAGGAGCAACGACACTCTTTATCTGTAGAGGTTCGTCTGATAAATAAAATCACACGATTAGAAACGATTACGATTATTTAACCAACGGagcaataaaaaaattgttgcaTACTTGAAAATTGATAAGTTATGAACTTCCGCATTAACAAAAGTACAGTGGCTTTCTCCTCCCCAATGCGACATTTCACCATCCAAAGATTTGGATCTTTAACACCCGGCAACAATGTTTGCTGAGTAATTTCGTCGCTCATTTCCTCCCCACCATCCCCAAAATGACGAGCGGCCACAGACTCGTCTGCGTACTTTTTTCTCAAATACTCTTCTATTTCATCCTCTTTTTGAGAActgataaaaattataaatgttaGTTCAGGAACAAACTATCTTAAAATAGTTTAAGATTCTGATATTTACTCCCAAAGATTGGTGCCTCTACGTCTTCCTTCAATTTCTCTTGCAGTGGGTCCCAATTCGTCCACTTCGTTCCCcacaataccaatttcttgagcaCCCTCTTCCCATTCATCGTCGTCCTCAACTTCATCATCTACTTCAGCTTCATCTATGATGAAACCACCATACTTgtcttttttcttcttcttcctagGCCTGTCGTCatcttcttcctcttcttcctcgTCATATTCGCTGCTTCCATCCAAGTCTTCACCCTCGGGTTCTTCTTCAGGCTCCACCAGCTCCTCGTCCCCAGACCTGGCTTCTTCTGCCTCGTCTCCTCTACCATCCTCAGAACTTGAGGTTccataaattttatttctaacTTCTATATACTTTCACACCATACATATTTTGTTTCTTTACATACTGCATACATTTTTACATAGACATACACATAATATCATACAAAGTcattgtttattttctttaaacttACCTTCTTAAGAGATGTACACAAATACATTAATATCATGGtacattacaaaaatataatgcacAAATATCTAAGAATTGCATAGGTTCCAAGAAGATAAATACACCCGAGAAAGATAACATTTCAAGATTCTCAAATACCAAAATGCCAACGAGTATCAACAACCATACACCACACGTTACGAAACTGAGCTCGATAATTTATATAATGTTCCAAGAATAAATTTGACTCACCCAGACACCGATCGTGATCGTGATCGCGATCTCGACGCACTTCTGGATCGCGATCTAGACGGGCTTCTGCTCCGAGAAACACTGCGTGATCTTTCCCCGACGCTGCCAGCATCGCTGCCAGCTGCAGACTTTACGGAGCGGTTTTCTTCTTGATCGCTTTCGCTGCCTCCGCCACCGCGGTCGCTTTCGTTGTCGGACAGATTGCTCGCTTCTGAATCCGACATTTTAATTCCGAAAATTAAACGAATCCCGTCGAATAGAAACTATTGAGCACGAATCGTAACAGCTTGGTTAGGCCAACAAGACGCACGAAGCACGGAATAACCGATGCAAAAATACATAAGAAAGGTTATGTGGCGATGTTTCGTGAAATCGTCGCCAGAGTGCTGCAAATGGATTCCCGCAACTGTATATGTTGAAACTATATGATAAACGAGTAAACATTATTCAATGATAGGAAACTGTTGTTGATGGCTAATATTATGATAACAGAGATTGGAAACAACAAATAAATGAT comes from the Colletes latitarsis isolate SP2378_abdomen chromosome 7, iyColLati1, whole genome shotgun sequence genome and includes:
- the Spt5 gene encoding transcription elongation factor subunit Spt5 isoform X1 yields the protein MSDSEASNLSDNESDRGGGGSESDQEENRSVKSAAGSDAGSVGERSRSVSRSRSPSRSRSRSASRSRSRSRSVSGSEDGRGDEAEEARSGDEELVEPEEEPEGEDLDGSSEYDEEEEEEDDDRPRKKKKKDKYGGFIIDEAEVDDEVEDDDEWEEGAQEIGIVGNEVDELGPTAREIEGRRRGTNLWDSQKEDEIEEYLRKKYADESVAARHFGDGGEEMSDEITQQTLLPGVKDPNLWMVKCRIGEEKATVLLLMRKFITYQFSNEPLQIKSVVAPEGVKGYIYIEAYKQPHVKAAIENVGNLRMGIWKQQMVPIKEMTDVLRVVKEQTGLKAKQWVRLKRGIYKDDIAQVDYVDLAQNQVHLKLLPRIDYTRPRGALRTAQSESEALKRKKKRRPPAKPFDPEAIRAIGGEVTSDGDFLIFEGNRYSRKGFLYKNFTTSAIIAEGVKPTLSELERFEEAPEGVEIDLSGGPGTGTSSNREDAAVTHSFSTGDNVEVCEGELINLQGKIVSIDGNMIMVMPKHEELKEALEFQASELRKYFTMGDHVKVVAGRYESDTGLIVRVEQNRVVLFSDLSMHELEVLPRDLQLCSDMATGVDSLGQFQWGDLVQLDAQTVGVIVRLERENFHVLSMHGKVIEARPQGLTKRRENRNAVALDSQQNTIQKKDIVKVVDGPHAGRGGEIKHLYRSFAFLHSRMFVDNGGIFVCKTRHLQLSGGNKANITAMSPVAGFMSPRIASPMHPSGGGFGRGGGGRGRGRGGGARRDRELIGTTIKITGGPYKGNVGIVKDATETTARVELHSTCQTISVDRSHIANVGVPTKDGGFSSYNRTPAYSMGGQTPMYARDGSKTPMHGSQTPMYENGSRTPHYGSMTPSHDGSRTPGQSGAWDPAVTNTPARTNDFDGYNMEEGGSPGYAPGYPPTGGPFTPQTPGTMYGSEQSFSSYQPSPSPAGSASASPSPAGYVATPSPSGTGYTTSPHGAFATPSPMGYSPMTPGVAGSPYNPQTPGAGLDASVGSAIVGGTEWHTTDIEVRIRHSHQDPALAGQQGVIRGISGGMCAVFLPVEDRVVNLVCEELEPVVPSQGDRVKVIIGEDREAVGTLLSIDNQEGVVKMNKDEVKMLHLRFLCKMKAPNT